Proteins found in one Streptococcus iniae genomic segment:
- a CDS encoding IS256 family transposase, with the protein MTQFTTELLNFLAQKQDIDEFFRSSLEIAMNDLLQVELSAFLGYEPYKKEGYNTGNSRNGTYSRQFETKYGLVNLIIPRDRNGEFSPVLLPSYARRDDHLEEMVIKLYQTGVTTREISDIIERMYGHHYSPATVSNITKVTQESVTAFHERSFQTNYSVLYLDGTYLPLRRGTVSKECIHIALGITPEGYKSVLGYEIAPNENNVSWSDLLKRLQNQGLKQVSLVVTDGLNGVDQIIQQAYPMAKQQRCLVHIGRNISSKVKRVDRAPILNQFKQIYRATNLQEAIKLLEQFVSEWKPRYKKVMTSLETTENLLTFYQFPHHIWSSIYSTNLIESLNKEIKRQSKKRVVFPNEEALERCLVSIFEDYNIKFGARIHKGFGVCFDTLDSLFD; encoded by the coding sequence ATGACTCAGTTTACCACAGAATTACTTAACTTCCTAGCGCAAAAACAAGATATTGATGAATTCTTTCGATCCTCTTTAGAAATAGCTATGAATGATCTCTTGCAGGTTGAACTATCAGCTTTCCTTGGATATGAGCCATATAAAAAAGAAGGTTACAATACAGGTAATAGCCGTAATGGGACCTACTCTCGACAGTTTGAAACGAAGTATGGCTTAGTCAATTTAATCATTCCAAGAGATCGAAACGGCGAGTTTTCACCAGTTTTATTACCATCTTATGCTAGACGAGATGACCACTTGGAAGAGATGGTGATTAAACTCTATCAAACTGGCGTTACGACACGCGAAATCAGTGACATTATTGAGCGCATGTATGGTCACCACTACAGTCCAGCAACGGTGTCAAATATCACAAAAGTGACTCAAGAAAGTGTCACTGCCTTTCATGAGCGTTCCTTTCAAACTAACTACTCAGTCTTGTATCTAGACGGAACTTACTTACCCTTGCGACGAGGTACGGTCAGTAAAGAATGTATTCACATTGCACTTGGTATCACGCCTGAAGGGTATAAATCAGTTCTTGGCTATGAGATTGCCCCTAATGAAAATAATGTCTCTTGGTCAGATCTTCTTAAGAGGCTACAAAATCAAGGACTTAAGCAAGTTTCTCTAGTTGTTACAGACGGGCTTAACGGTGTGGATCAAATCATCCAACAAGCCTATCCAATGGCTAAACAGCAACGGTGTCTGGTTCACATTGGTCGCAATATCTCCAGTAAGGTCAAACGAGTAGATAGGGCACCTATTCTAAATCAGTTCAAGCAGATTTATCGTGCCACAAATTTACAGGAGGCTATTAAATTATTGGAACAATTTGTTTCTGAGTGGAAACCTCGTTACAAAAAGGTTATGACATCACTTGAAACAACTGAAAATCTCCTAACTTTCTATCAATTTCCACATCACATTTGGTCTAGTATTTACTCTACAAACTTGATTGAATCACTCAATAAAGAAATCAAGCGACAAAGCAAGAAGAGGGTGGTTTTTCCAAATGAAGAAGCCTTAGAACGATGCCTTGTAAGTATTTTCGAAGACTATAACATTAAGTTCGGAGCTCGTATTCATAAAGGATTCGGAGTATGTTTTGACACACTTGATAGCTTATTTGACTAA
- a CDS encoding YjbQ family protein — MAVFQQQLLLDTVADRDSYFDITEHVNTAIKESGIQNGICLVSTPHTTCSVFFEEFTHDKDCNGDDLLNLDLSEKLEKLIDRHESATSYRYPGPKHYDAVASWPNPQEWLPNGDKKALWNADAHLKASLMGSSETFPVTLGQLAVGKTGYVYFVDFDRTRGRSRKVQITIMGD, encoded by the coding sequence ATGGCTGTTTTTCAACAACAACTCCTTTTAGACACTGTTGCTGATAGGGATTCTTATTTTGATATAACAGAACATGTTAACACAGCAATTAAAGAAAGTGGCATTCAAAACGGCATTTGTCTAGTCAGTACGCCGCATACCACTTGTTCTGTATTTTTTGAAGAATTCACACATGATAAAGATTGTAATGGCGATGATTTGCTTAATTTAGATTTATCTGAAAAACTAGAAAAGCTTATTGATAGGCATGAGTCAGCCACCTCTTATCGTTACCCAGGACCAAAGCACTATGACGCTGTCGCCTCTTGGCCAAACCCTCAAGAGTGGCTGCCAAATGGTGATAAGAAAGCATTGTGGAACGCAGATGCTCATTTAAAAGCTAGCCTAATGGGATCTAGTGAAACTTTTCCGGTGACCCTGGGTCAACTAGCAGTAGGAAAGACAGGCTATGTTTACTTTGTTGATTTTGACCGCACACGTGGTCGAAGCCGTAAGGTTCAAATAACAATAATGGGTGACTAG
- a CDS encoding triose-phosphate isomerase yields the protein MKEVIKAKFFVFNSKSYLFGESLKELVHCADGLVDDDISIFVTAPYADLKMVSDESQHLIVTAQHLDAITPGRGMGKVLPHSLVNSGVKAVFLNHAEHPMTLLELVKAITIAQELELITIVCADSIAEARAIATLAPDIILCEPTDLIGTGKTSDSTYVAKTNQAIREINPDIRVMQAAGISSPEDVFNIIRAGADGTGCTSGIVKAKNPKEMLTKMVLAVKEARIEKEV from the coding sequence GTGAAAGAGGTCATCAAAGCTAAATTTTTTGTTTTTAATTCTAAATCCTATCTATTTGGAGAGTCTTTAAAAGAATTGGTTCACTGTGCTGATGGTTTGGTTGATGATGACATTAGCATTTTTGTCACAGCTCCCTATGCCGATTTAAAAATGGTTAGTGATGAGAGTCAACATTTGATTGTTACAGCTCAGCATTTAGATGCTATCACTCCAGGTCGTGGAATGGGGAAGGTTTTACCACATTCTCTGGTTAATAGCGGTGTGAAAGCTGTTTTCCTTAACCATGCAGAACACCCAATGACTCTTTTAGAGTTGGTTAAGGCAATCACAATAGCTCAAGAGTTAGAGTTAATCACAATCGTTTGTGCGGACTCAATTGCAGAAGCGCGTGCCATTGCTACTTTAGCACCAGATATTATTCTATGTGAGCCGACTGATTTAATTGGTACAGGAAAGACAAGTGATTCGACTTATGTTGCCAAAACGAATCAAGCGATTCGAGAAATCAATCCAGATATTCGAGTTATGCAAGCCGCTGGCATTTCCAGTCCAGAAGACGTCTTTAATATTATTCGTGCTGGCGCTGATGGCACAGGGTGTACGAGTGGTATTGTAAAGGCGAAAAATCCTAAGGAAATGCTGACCAAAATGGTTCTTGCTGTTAAAGAAGCAAGAATTGAAAAGGAGGTGTAA
- a CDS encoding DUF1700 domain-containing protein: MTKDAYLRALDKYLKKLPEQDYQDAMDYFQEYFDEAGPENEEEAITELGSPKEAAREILGKLLDDKKEEDSSLLGRNGKSILWITLLSLLLAPMAFPLVIASIAIVIAIVVTVAALLFSLVVVGLVLLANGIYVLGDSFHYLSSSLANFSLSLSMGFGMLAVALAALMAGYKASVLIINGGWALIQWLIQKSLGGRA; this comes from the coding sequence ATGACTAAGGATGCTTACTTAAGAGCCTTAGATAAATACCTAAAGAAATTACCTGAGCAGGATTATCAGGATGCCATGGATTATTTTCAAGAGTATTTTGACGAAGCAGGACCAGAAAACGAGGAAGAAGCAATTACTGAGTTGGGAAGTCCCAAAGAAGCAGCGCGTGAGATTCTAGGAAAACTTCTCGATGATAAAAAAGAAGAGGACTCAAGCCTTCTTGGGCGAAATGGTAAATCCATTTTATGGATAACCCTTCTATCTCTTTTGTTGGCGCCTATGGCCTTCCCACTTGTCATTGCCTCTATTGCAATTGTTATTGCCATTGTGGTTACTGTCGCAGCCTTACTGTTTAGCCTTGTTGTTGTAGGTTTAGTCCTGTTGGCTAATGGCATCTATGTTTTGGGGGATAGTTTTCACTACTTATCAAGTTCCCTAGCAAACTTTAGTTTAAGTCTATCTATGGGATTTGGCATGTTGGCTGTCGCTCTTGCGGCATTGATGGCAGGTTACAAAGCGTCAGTGCTTATCATTAACGGAGGCTGGGCATTAATTCAGTGGCTGATTCAAAAAAGCCTAGGGGGTAGAGCATGA
- a CDS encoding CPBP family intramembrane glutamic endopeptidase, with translation MGKAILTLTTKRYQKLPAWVMTLLACLMVLSFLFVGETAVSILFSIVGTLFFLVKMGSMFSFDQVVAMFDNIYVMLTMAGAPGFILYFWLKYYEKRPFSSLGFVKKIWKSEILKGWLVGTSLIIISFLTSYLLGGLSLVSVDFRPLTLLQILSLMPFWFLQGGTEELLTRGWLLPVIKSRTNLIIAIALSSSLFGILHIGNHHVTFLSILSISLSGVLMALYMIKTDNIWGVAGLHGAWNFTQGNIFGVAVSGTNAGSSLFRFQINPNSPEWISGGAFGTEGSLIASIVLMIGILILMKQLRQEKTL, from the coding sequence ATGGGTAAAGCAATCTTAACCTTAACAACCAAACGCTATCAAAAACTTCCAGCCTGGGTCATGACTCTCCTTGCGTGTTTGATGGTACTATCTTTTTTATTTGTTGGTGAAACAGCTGTCAGTATTCTCTTTAGTATTGTTGGAACTCTCTTTTTTCTTGTCAAAATGGGTAGCATGTTCTCTTTTGACCAAGTGGTTGCTATGTTTGATAACATCTATGTAATGTTAACCATGGCAGGGGCACCAGGATTTATCTTGTATTTTTGGCTAAAATATTATGAAAAGCGTCCATTTTCAAGTCTTGGTTTTGTAAAAAAAATCTGGAAATCTGAAATTTTAAAAGGCTGGCTTGTTGGGACAAGTTTAATTATCATTTCTTTTTTAACCTCATATCTATTGGGAGGTTTAAGTTTAGTTTCAGTTGATTTTAGGCCTCTAACACTTCTCCAAATCCTTAGTTTGATGCCATTTTGGTTTTTACAAGGTGGTACAGAGGAACTTTTAACAAGAGGTTGGTTATTACCTGTAATTAAAAGTAGAACAAATCTTATCATTGCCATTGCTCTTTCAAGTAGTTTATTTGGGATTTTGCATATAGGAAATCACCACGTTACTTTCTTATCAATTTTAAGCATTAGTTTATCAGGAGTGTTAATGGCTCTTTATATGATTAAGACAGACAATATTTGGGGTGTAGCTGGTCTTCATGGAGCTTGGAATTTCACTCAAGGCAATATTTTTGGTGTGGCTGTTAGTGGTACAAATGCAGGTTCTTCCTTGTTTCGATTTCAAATTAATCCAAATAGTCCAGAGTGGATTTCTGGTGGAGCCTTTGGGACTGAAGGGAGTTTGATAGCTAGTATTGTTTTAATGATTGGGATCCTGATTTTAATGAAACAATTAAGGCAGGAAAAAACCTTATAA
- a CDS encoding stage II sporulation protein M: MFVDKTYQKTSDFMLYAVILLVLTTVVTYAINPNTSRLVTAIATKIPTKLSQANGMEKVMIYIQHNAFTVPLKMLLLALLPIPFLFLIHLLLSVTILGIAFAIVLRYDAGQGMALILSSLPHSFFELFGICLFASLLYRLNNALYHSLYVNLPFYQKEKCYCLKEAALSLLKVYFFLVLPIISFAAICETYLTEYIYSFFH, encoded by the coding sequence ATGTTTGTTGATAAAACATATCAAAAGACCAGTGACTTTATGCTTTACGCTGTCATATTGCTAGTGTTGACCACTGTGGTGACTTACGCCATTAATCCAAATACTAGTCGTTTAGTAACAGCAATTGCTACAAAGATTCCAACTAAGCTCAGTCAAGCTAATGGTATGGAAAAAGTAATGATATATATTCAACATAATGCCTTTACGGTGCCTTTGAAAATGTTGCTGTTGGCTCTTTTACCGATTCCATTTTTGTTTCTGATACATTTGTTATTGTCTGTGACTATTTTAGGGATTGCGTTTGCTATTGTTCTGAGGTATGATGCTGGACAAGGTATGGCTTTAATTCTTAGTAGTCTTCCACATTCTTTTTTTGAGCTTTTTGGAATATGTTTATTTGCTAGCCTACTTTATAGACTTAATAATGCTTTGTATCACTCTTTATATGTTAACTTGCCATTTTACCAGAAAGAAAAATGTTATTGCCTAAAAGAAGCAGCTCTATCCTTATTAAAAGTCTACTTTTTCTTGGTTTTACCAATTATTAGTTTTGCAGCGATTTGTGAGACTTATCTGACAGAATATATTTATTCATTTTTTCACTAA
- a CDS encoding metal ABC transporter solute-binding protein, Zn/Mn family, which translates to MKKSIKLLLMLLLALVISGCSKAGHLSKQKEGLHIVTSFYPVYAITKSVSGDLNDVRMIQSAAGIHSFEPSVNDVAAIYKADLFIYHSHTLEAWAKDLHPNLQKSKVHVFEASQSLTLDRVTGLEDVPVTEGIDPATLYDPHTWSDPVLAGEEALAIAEELGKADPDNAQLYSKNAKAFKEEADNLAKEYAKKFKQVKSKTFVTQHTAFSYLAKRFGLKQLGISGISPDREPSPRQLTEIEDFVRSYKVKTIFAEDNVNPKISKTIAKATGAKIEFLSPLEAAPTNDKSYLENLRDNMETLYQNLK; encoded by the coding sequence ATGAAGAAATCGATTAAATTACTGTTAATGCTACTCTTAGCCCTTGTGATTAGTGGTTGTAGTAAGGCGGGGCATTTGAGTAAGCAAAAAGAAGGGCTACATATTGTCACGAGTTTTTACCCTGTTTATGCTATTACAAAATCTGTTTCAGGTGATCTCAATGACGTTCGCATGATACAGTCAGCTGCTGGGATTCACTCTTTTGAACCCTCTGTTAATGATGTTGCTGCTATTTATAAGGCTGACCTTTTTATCTATCACTCGCATACTTTAGAAGCGTGGGCTAAGGATTTGCATCCTAATCTTCAAAAATCAAAGGTTCATGTGTTTGAGGCCTCTCAGTCACTAACCTTAGACAGAGTTACTGGACTAGAAGATGTACCAGTAACAGAAGGAATTGATCCTGCTACTTTATACGATCCCCATACCTGGTCAGATCCTGTTTTAGCAGGAGAAGAAGCTCTTGCTATTGCTGAGGAATTGGGTAAGGCTGATCCTGATAATGCACAGCTATATTCCAAGAATGCAAAAGCTTTTAAAGAAGAAGCAGATAACTTAGCAAAGGAATATGCTAAAAAGTTTAAACAGGTCAAATCAAAAACCTTCGTGACACAACACACAGCCTTTTCTTATTTGGCTAAACGTTTTGGCTTGAAACAGTTAGGCATTTCAGGGATTTCACCAGATAGAGAACCATCTCCACGACAATTAACAGAAATTGAAGACTTTGTCCGTTCATATAAGGTAAAAACCATCTTTGCAGAAGATAATGTCAATCCTAAAATTTCAAAAACAATTGCAAAGGCGACAGGCGCTAAAATTGAATTTTTAAGTCCCTTAGAAGCTGCTCCAACTAATGACAAATCCTATCTGGAGAATCTTAGGGACAATATGGAAACACTCTATCAAAATCTTAAATAG
- a CDS encoding S66 family peptidase — MIKKVAIVSLSSGILGEDFVKHELDLGISRLKEFGLELVFMPNALQGIEELSTHPNLRAQDLIDAFADPSIDMILCAIGGDDTYRLLPYLFDNDALAKVINQKVFLGFSDTTINHLILHKLGIKSFYGQSFLADICELDHDMLPYSRAFFEELLRNEQIASISPSPYWYRERTDFSAKALGTARQKYADKRGFELLKGPSQFSGHILGGCIESLYDIFDANRHPDMVSLCQKYHLFPSLEEWTGKILLLESSEEKPKPELFRKMLERLKATGIFDVISGVLVGKPMDESYYQSYRTILLEVIDADIPIVYNLNIGHATPRAIIPFGVAAQVDIDKQTISFDYP; from the coding sequence ATGATTAAAAAAGTTGCTATTGTGAGTTTATCAAGTGGGATTCTAGGAGAAGACTTTGTTAAACATGAGTTGGATTTGGGGATTTCGCGTTTGAAAGAGTTTGGTCTTGAACTTGTTTTCATGCCAAATGCTTTACAAGGGATAGAGGAACTGTCAACCCATCCAAATCTCCGGGCTCAGGACTTGATTGATGCCTTTGCGGATCCGAGTATTGATATGATTCTTTGTGCCATCGGAGGAGATGATACTTATAGGCTTCTACCGTATTTGTTTGATAATGATGCCCTAGCAAAAGTTATTAATCAAAAAGTTTTTCTGGGCTTCTCAGATACGACCATCAACCATTTAATCTTGCATAAGCTTGGAATTAAAAGCTTTTACGGCCAATCCTTTCTGGCTGATATTTGTGAGTTGGATCATGACATGTTGCCTTATTCACGTGCTTTTTTTGAAGAATTGCTGCGCAATGAACAGATTGCAAGCATAAGTCCGAGTCCTTACTGGTATAGAGAGAGAACTGATTTCAGTGCCAAAGCTCTTGGAACAGCGAGACAGAAATATGCTGATAAAAGAGGTTTTGAATTGCTTAAAGGCCCTTCTCAGTTTAGTGGTCACATTTTGGGAGGCTGCATAGAATCCTTGTATGATATATTTGATGCTAATCGTCATCCAGACATGGTCAGTTTGTGTCAAAAATACCACTTATTTCCAAGCTTAGAAGAGTGGACAGGAAAAATTCTCCTTTTGGAAAGTAGTGAAGAAAAGCCAAAACCAGAACTGTTTAGAAAAATGCTGGAACGATTGAAAGCTACAGGCATATTTGATGTTATATCTGGAGTCCTTGTTGGCAAACCAATGGATGAAAGCTATTATCAATCCTACCGTACGATTTTGTTAGAGGTGATTGATGCAGACATTCCAATTGTTTACAACCTTAATATTGGCCATGCCACACCACGAGCAATCATTCCTTTTGGTGTAGCAGCTCAAGTAGACATTGACAAGCAAACCATTAGCTTTGATTATCCCTAA
- a CDS encoding pneumococcal-type histidine triad protein, which translates to MKKKSVYLSSVAVLIAANIGCYQLGKHNALTETNKNRIAYIDSKESQSKAKPSGAKTMDQISAEEGISAEQIVVKITDQGYVTSHGDHFHFYNGKVPYDAILSEELLMTDPNYQFKQSDVINEVRDGYVIKVGGNYYVYLKPGSKRKNIRTKAQIEEQVAKGTKEAKEKGIEAVAHLSKAEAAAVKEARASGRYTTDDGYIFSPTDVIDDMGDAFLVPHGNHFHYIPKKDLSASELAAAQAYWNNKSGGKVDFSGKHIFANNQWASGNHSDWTAGTPNYQPVGHLPSAAISGNEYKNKSFGELLDQLHRLDLSKRHVEEDGLIFEPTQVTRANAFGYVIPHGDHFHIIPRWQLSPLEITLAERYLAGQTQGTSMGPVQPIPTTLAPASSEVPDSGVNHQFLGHTIRAYGKGLDGRPYDTSDSYIFTKASISMVDKAGVTAKHGDHFHYMGFGELEQDELNQVEAWLKEHQQDQDIKASLVQIKVGQSLFEPKNVLTKKTENGKVGYLVRENGEEIFYDRNHLDWTQIAFAEQELMLKDTSNYKYDVAKSTIEPRLAVQVSSLPMHAGNATFDTGKEFIIPHIDHIHVVPYLWLNEEQIATIKYVMLHPEARPNIWSNPGHEEVGTVIANSTPKEKRAGLANWQIIHTAEEVQEAIKAGRYATNDGYIFEANDVLTPGTRVWSDNSFSIPRPGGESMRNISKDQLSDAEWQKVQEVLASKKASATPPKAVETLETDQENADKEGPLATETQTEPASEDKAKDSLDDVSGEEKAEGSNPFGMDQASFKANLAAIASKAGLQVNQLIVNASGVQHYDQNGDLVTYDIHTMQKK; encoded by the coding sequence ATGAAAAAGAAATCTGTTTATCTATCGTCAGTAGCTGTATTAATTGCGGCAAATATTGGATGTTATCAACTCGGCAAGCATAATGCTCTGACTGAAACTAATAAAAATAGAATTGCTTATATTGATAGCAAGGAATCACAATCGAAAGCTAAACCATCTGGTGCTAAAACCATGGACCAAATTAGTGCTGAAGAAGGCATATCTGCTGAGCAAATTGTCGTCAAAATCACAGATCAAGGCTATGTCACCTCACATGGCGACCATTTTCATTTCTATAATGGGAAAGTCCCCTATGATGCTATTTTGAGTGAAGAATTGTTAATGACAGACCCTAATTATCAGTTTAAACAGTCTGATGTCATTAATGAGGTTAGAGATGGTTATGTCATTAAAGTTGGCGGAAACTACTATGTTTATCTGAAACCTGGAAGTAAACGTAAAAATATTCGAACGAAAGCTCAGATTGAAGAGCAAGTTGCCAAAGGAACAAAAGAAGCAAAGGAAAAAGGCATTGAAGCAGTTGCACATCTTAGTAAGGCTGAAGCCGCTGCGGTTAAAGAAGCCCGCGCAAGTGGCCGTTACACAACAGATGATGGCTATATTTTTAGTCCAACTGATGTCATTGATGACATGGGAGATGCCTTCCTAGTGCCACACGGCAATCATTTCCATTACATTCCAAAGAAAGATTTATCTGCTTCAGAACTAGCTGCTGCACAGGCCTACTGGAATAACAAGTCAGGTGGTAAAGTTGATTTTTCTGGGAAACATATTTTTGCAAATAATCAGTGGGCTTCAGGTAATCATTCAGATTGGACAGCTGGAACTCCCAATTATCAGCCTGTTGGGCATTTGCCAAGCGCAGCCATTTCAGGTAATGAATACAAGAACAAATCATTTGGAGAATTGCTAGATCAACTGCACCGCCTTGATCTGTCAAAAAGACATGTGGAAGAAGATGGGTTGATTTTTGAGCCAACTCAAGTTACCCGTGCAAATGCTTTTGGTTATGTTATTCCACACGGGGATCATTTCCATATTATTCCTCGTTGGCAGTTGTCTCCTCTTGAGATTACTTTAGCAGAACGTTATCTTGCTGGGCAAACTCAGGGAACTTCAATGGGACCAGTGCAACCTATCCCTACAACACTAGCTCCAGCTTCAAGCGAAGTGCCAGATTCTGGGGTTAATCATCAGTTCTTAGGTCATACGATTCGTGCTTATGGAAAAGGTTTGGATGGTAGACCTTATGACACTAGCGACAGCTATATTTTTACCAAAGCTTCTATTTCAATGGTTGATAAAGCAGGTGTAACGGCTAAGCATGGGGATCATTTCCATTACATGGGCTTTGGTGAATTGGAGCAAGATGAACTCAATCAGGTTGAGGCTTGGCTGAAAGAACATCAACAAGATCAAGACATTAAAGCAAGTTTAGTTCAAATCAAGGTTGGGCAATCCTTATTTGAGCCAAAGAATGTCTTAACTAAAAAGACTGAGAATGGCAAAGTTGGCTATCTTGTTCGTGAAAATGGTGAGGAGATTTTTTACGATCGCAATCACCTTGACTGGACACAAATTGCCTTTGCTGAGCAAGAATTAATGTTAAAAGATACTTCGAACTACAAATATGATGTGGCTAAAAGCACTATAGAGCCACGCTTAGCTGTTCAAGTATCAAGTTTACCAATGCATGCTGGTAATGCTACTTTTGATACAGGAAAAGAATTTATTATTCCTCACATTGACCATATTCATGTGGTGCCTTACCTTTGGTTGAATGAAGAACAAATTGCAACCATTAAGTATGTCATGTTGCATCCAGAAGCTCGTCCTAATATTTGGTCAAACCCAGGGCATGAAGAAGTCGGAACTGTTATTGCAAATAGCACGCCAAAAGAAAAACGTGCAGGTCTAGCTAATTGGCAAATTATTCATACTGCAGAGGAAGTTCAAGAAGCGATTAAAGCAGGGCGTTATGCCACAAATGATGGTTACATTTTTGAGGCCAACGATGTTCTGACACCTGGAACTAGGGTTTGGAGTGATAACTCCTTTAGTATCCCTCGTCCTGGAGGTGAATCAATGCGAAATATCAGCAAAGACCAATTGTCTGATGCAGAATGGCAAAAAGTCCAAGAAGTGCTTGCAAGTAAGAAAGCTAGCGCTACACCACCAAAAGCAGTTGAAACACTAGAAACAGACCAAGAGAATGCAGATAAGGAAGGGCCTTTAGCAACAGAAACTCAAACTGAACCAGCTAGTGAAGACAAGGCTAAAGATAGCCTTGATGACGTTTCTGGTGAGGAAAAAGCAGAAGGAAGCAATCCATTTGGTATGGACCAAGCAAGTTTCAAAGCAAATTTAGCAGCAATTGCAAGTAAGGCAGGGCTTCAAGTGAATCAATTAATTGTTAACGCTTCTGGTGTTCAACACTATGATCAAAATGGTGATTTAGTGACTTATGATATCCATACGATGCAGAAAAAATAA
- a CDS encoding PadR family transcriptional regulator, which translates to MYFPVSATLIEFLILAIVDKNDSYGYEISQTIKLVASIKESTLYPILKKLEKSGFVSTYSQEYQGRKRKYYAMTTSGKEQLLYLKAEWVLYKDTLDGIIEGGLKDD; encoded by the coding sequence ATGTATTTTCCAGTGTCAGCTACCTTAATTGAATTTCTGATTTTAGCAATTGTTGACAAGAATGACTCCTATGGATACGAAATCAGCCAGACCATTAAGTTAGTGGCCAGTATCAAAGAGTCGACACTCTATCCCATTCTCAAAAAACTTGAGAAATCAGGGTTTGTTTCAACCTATAGTCAGGAATATCAAGGAAGAAAACGTAAGTATTATGCGATGACCACTTCAGGTAAGGAGCAATTACTTTACTTGAAAGCAGAATGGGTGCTCTACAAGGACACTTTAGATGGGATTATTGAAGGAGGGTTAAAGGATGACTAA
- a CDS encoding DUF4097 family beta strand repeat-containing protein, with translation MKKYEKIIGMIALACLMLALCFGAYGYLSGGIEAEKIPKEHIKNVTQTVKAKKTLRLDSDVNDVTIETYKGKDIKVIYPKSKKNPITITEDDATLQIKDSGNWTKPRTSVHFLTLDLLKDIHKGVRIGFESGYRITILVPKGYQFDDLNLHLPAGSLDLSDISAQKATITLSAGELQLDKVMFKEGNLNLSVGSLVISNSVLNQFDYQLNTGDLDITNSQLGQTRGKLSLGNFTGDGLIFKGKNTLESHVGDVFISLKELNLLVTTKGNVGDTNITPSLKDSDTNRLEIKNNLGNVTIQ, from the coding sequence ATGAAAAAATATGAAAAAATCATTGGCATGATTGCTCTTGCTTGTCTGATGCTGGCCCTTTGCTTTGGTGCTTATGGCTATTTGTCAGGTGGTATAGAGGCAGAAAAAATACCTAAAGAGCACATCAAAAATGTCACTCAAACAGTCAAAGCTAAAAAGACATTGCGACTTGATAGTGATGTTAATGATGTGACGATTGAGACTTATAAGGGAAAAGATATCAAAGTCATTTATCCAAAGTCAAAGAAGAATCCTATCACAATTACAGAAGATGATGCTACTTTACAAATAAAAGATTCTGGAAACTGGACTAAGCCTAGAACAAGCGTGCATTTTCTAACCTTGGACTTGCTCAAAGACATTCATAAGGGGGTTAGAATCGGTTTTGAGAGTGGTTACCGCATCACTATTTTGGTTCCAAAAGGCTATCAATTTGACGACCTTAACTTACATTTGCCTGCAGGTAGTTTGGATTTATCGGATATTTCGGCTCAAAAGGCAACTATTACCTTATCAGCTGGGGAATTGCAACTTGATAAAGTGATGTTTAAAGAAGGAAATCTTAACCTTTCAGTAGGAAGCCTAGTGATTTCAAATAGTGTCTTGAATCAGTTTGATTATCAACTTAATACAGGAGACCTTGACATTACTAATAGCCAATTAGGTCAGACACGTGGGAAATTATCTCTAGGTAATTTTACTGGGGATGGTCTTATTTTCAAAGGGAAGAACACATTAGAGTCTCATGTTGGTGATGTTTTCATTTCCCTAAAAGAGTTGAACTTACTAGTGACTACTAAAGGTAATGTTGGTGACACAAACATTACCCCAAGTTTGAAAGACAGTGACACTAATAGATTGGAAATTAAAAATAATCTTGGGAATGTAACCATTCAGTAA